The Mesorhizobium loti DNA segment GGAGGTCGGACCGCAGGTCCGGGTGGGGGTGCTGGCGCTGGCTTAGCAAAACTTGGTTTCCTCGCCCCCACGAATGTGGGGGAGAGGTGGCTCGGGCGAAGCCCGAGACGGAGCGGGGAATGGCTCGGCCTCAATGAAGTTCAGAGGGAACCGACGAGCGCCGCGCTGCCCCCTCTCCGACCGCTTCGCGGCCACCTCTCCCCCGCTTTGCGGGGGCGAGGAAATGGCGTCGGCGCTAGCCGGCAATCGCCATCGGTGCCGGGCTCTTGTTGGGTATCTGGATGTCGATCTCCAGCGTCGACATGGTCTCGCCCCTGTCCATCGAGACCTGCAAATAATCCTGGTCGATCTGCACATGCTTGGCGATGACGGCCATGATCTCCTCGCGCAGGATGGAGACGAGGTCGGGCTGGCTGCGGTTGCGGCGCTCATAGGCGAGCAGCACTTGCAGCCGCTCGCGCGCCACCGGCGCGCTGGAGCGCCGCTTGAAGAGGTCGAACAACACGTTCATGCCGCCCTCCTTCCCAACAGCCGGTCGAGGAAGCCCTTGCGCTCGAAGGGAACGACGACCGGCAGGTCCTCGCCCTCCAGCCGCCTTGCGGCGTCGATATAGGCCTTGGCGGCGGTGTTGAGCGGCTCCGACAGCGTCACCGGCGCACCGAGATTGGAGGCCCTGAGCACATCCTGGCTTTCCGGGATGATGCCGAGCAGCGGCACCGACAGGATTTCCAGCACATCGTCGATGCTGAGCATTTCACCCCGCGCGGCGCGCCCTGCGTCATAGCGGGTGACCAGCACGTGCTTGGCGATCTGCTCGCCCTGTTCGGCGCGCATGGTGCGGGCGTCGAGCAGGCCGATGATGCGGTCGGAATCGCGCACCGACGACACTTCCGGGTTGGTGACGATGACCGCCTCGTCGGCAAAGCGCATGGCGAGTTGCGCGCCGCGCTCGATGCCGGCCGGGCTGTCGCAGAAGACATAGTCGAACACCGAGCGCAGCTTGTCGATGACTTCGCCGACGCCCTCCTCGGTCAGCGCATCTTTGTCGCGCGTCTGCGAGGCCGGCAGCAGGAACAGCGTGTC contains these protein-coding regions:
- a CDS encoding septum site-determining protein MinD, encoding MGKVVVVTSGKGGVGKTTSTAALGAAVAKTGKKVALVDFDVGLRNLDLIMGAERRVVFDLVNVIQGTAKLSQALIRDKRVDTLFLLPASQTRDKDALTEEGVGEVIDKLRSVFDYVFCDSPAGIERGAQLAMRFADEAVIVTNPEVSSVRDSDRIIGLLDARTMRAEQGEQIAKHVLVTRYDAGRAARGEMLSIDDVLEILSVPLLGIIPESQDVLRASNLGAPVTLSEPLNTAAKAYIDAARRLEGEDLPVVVPFERKGFLDRLLGRRAA
- a CDS encoding cell division topological specificity factor MinE yields the protein MNVLFDLFKRRSSAPVARERLQVLLAYERRNRSQPDLVSILREEIMAVIAKHVQIDQDYLQVSMDRGETMSTLEIDIQIPNKSPAPMAIAG